In Miscanthus floridulus cultivar M001 chromosome 8, ASM1932011v1, whole genome shotgun sequence, the sequence tcatcaatatccccgtccctctgtagcattgatcctcaATAATGTTGTTTTCATGTAAATTACATATTATTTCCAAGAACTTCAAGAGCAGTATGTGTTATTTAGGTGAATGGTTACTTTTGGCCCTCAACTTTGGCGCTGGTTTAGTTTAAACCCTGAACTCTAGATCTGTTTAATCATTATTCTGGAAATGTCAAAACTCAAAGCTGGTGCAACTAAGCATCCTTAACCTGAAGTCCTAAACCACATATattcgttttctacttttctctttctcttttgttTTAGTTGGTGGCTTATGTTGGGTTTcagctctagcctaccccaatttgGTTGGGATTtgacttgttgttgttgttatggaAAGTGCAATCATTCACATCTTTGGTCTCTTACATTAGGAAAATCTGTTTTTTTATACCAAAAGTTAAACCTAACCTTATTTTATACCAGCATGCATGCTGGAAATATTTACAGTATAATACAATGTTTTGTAAAAGAAGTTATAGCTAGCATCTGTTCACTTACCCTTGCATAGTTAAACTGACCAATCATAAGGCCATAGCATCTGATATGAATATACTGGAGAGCATATTGCCAGCTATTAGGTCAACCTGATGGTTATTTTCAAAATCAGTACAAGGAAAAGAAACCCTGATATGAACCTTGATTTCATGACCTGTATTTATGCTTCCATATTTTCTGAGTTACTTTTGCTCCCAGCACAGGACTTGAAATTTCTAAATAGAAATAGTAGACAATATGGTAGGAAAGTAGTTCTCACTTCTTTGCTCTAAACATTTCATGAAATGCAGTTTGTATTTTAATAAAGCCATGGTTGACTACCTTCATGGTTGCTGGATGAAATAGGACAAGGTTTTAGATTTCCTGTTGTTCTTAAGTCTTCCCAGGGTTCAGCCACATGGCCTCTTTGTTAGTCTTGTCTTGATAGCATGAGGAAGAAGCAAACCAACTGATCAAGGTTGAGTGGCATATACTTGGCCAGGCCTCACTTATAACTTGGTGGCAATGATCCACAAGACCATGTCCTATCTGGACACACTTGGTGAGCTTGGTATGAAACAAGGTGGAAAAGTAGATATTTGCTGTCCTAAACAAGGCCACTCCGATTTCTGTGGTGTCACATTTAGATCTTTACTTTGAATTGTTTGTCCTGCACTGAGTCACGATAATAAGTTTAAAATTactttcaccctgttcgcttgatcgtatcagccatgcttatcagccatgatacagtgtttttctctcacaacaaaacagcatcagccggcttataagccacagaaacgatcaagcggaCAGGGTGTTTATTGTTTTGCTTCTCACCTTATGCTACCAGTTGTCTTAGAGCCTTGTCAGCTTCCTCTAGCACGTTGTGGCACTGGAATCTTACCCAGCTGCCTTTATCCATCACCCAGGCATTCAATTATGGCTTCCATCCTGGATTGCTACCTTGCAGCTTGAATATGACCCACATCTAACCATGGCACAAATGAAATGTTATGGTGCTggatttcagatgttttagatctTTTTAGGAAAAGATTAGTTTCCATTGATTATGCTTCTATATATATTAGAAATTGGCAGATATGTTTTTGGAAAGGAACAGGAGTGTCATCTTATGGTAAAGGAAGACGATAAGAAATGTCATGGTCTATTATGGTAAAGGAACAGGAGTGTCACTGTTTATTATTTCCTCAATCTAAAGAGACATTTAGTGGATATTTATGTGTTTTCATTATCAAGCCATTACTTTCAACAAATGTTTGTGACAAAAAAAATCCAATTTTGCTTTGAATCAAGACACTTGGTTTATTTGTTTTAACCAGATGCCCCCATTAACAAGGCATATTTAGCGTCATTACATAATGATTTTGTTGTGTGCCCTTAATATGGGATTTGATCCTTTTGTCCTTTCTGTTAGTGAGTTAGAGAGGTCCTTCCTATTTTCGTGAGAGTAGTATCATATTGCTAGTTGTTAGTGTTATATAACTCAACAAGTATAAGTGTTGTAGAGGAACTGATTAGGTGATCAGTGTCTGCAAAGTTGCTTCTCTTATTTTTGCACCACCTGTTCTTTCGAAAGGAAGAAACAACGTATTTgatattttatataaaaatcaacTATTCAATCTGGTACCCGAACTGTCATATAAGCTTATTAGGTTTCATCTTCAATTATATCTTGGCACTTGCTATAATTCTTTGTGCAATTTTCCTGAGAATGAATAATTAATTTTGTCATTGAATAGCCCCTTTCTTTCTCTACGGACAATTTATTTATTGAGGGGTTTATCCCCTTGTGGCCTGTGGACCACTCGTGTTGTCCATTTTAGGTTAGTCGAATTTTTAGTTAGGAAAGAAGTGGGTCTATACTAAATAGAAGTTAGTTGTCACATCTCACGCTCCAAGTACATCTAAAAAAATGCTGATTACTCACCACAATTTATCCATGCACAAAAGGTTATCCAAGTAGTTTGTCAGATTCTTTGGCATTGCTTGTTTTATATGATAATCTCCATGCCCCATGACCTATGCTTCATTCATTGAGTATCTGTGCATTAAAATGATTCATGGAGCCTATCTGCACAGGGATTTTGAGCTAGTAGCTCTGCTTTGTTTTACACAAATCTTCAAATGCTATTGTTATGTGAAGGTGATAGGATTTCGGATCCTACCGGCGATTGGTCGGAGGTTGTAAGGGTGAGAGATCGGGAATCGAGGCTTAAACCGCGATGGAGCACGGCGGGGCGCCGTGATCTCGCGAAGGGAGAGGGTGGCGGCACTACAGTACTGGCGCTACAGTGCCGCGGTACTGTTCACGGGAGAGagaaggcggctagggtttctcccggctccctgaggaagccggaaacaataattGTTTCTGCTTACCAAATTAGTCCCTGATCACAAGTATTTATCTCGTCCATTGAAATATGAAAATAACCCCCTGATTCTATAGAAATTATCTAGACTTAGCCACTAATACCCTTTCGCCGGCCATAATgcatgccggtcataacatctctccccgcctgcgcaaacagctcgtcctcgagctgaaagtcGGGGAAGTGAACACGGAAATCCTCCAAGGGCTCCCAAGTAGCGTCGTCGTTCGGAAGCCCACGCCACTGGATCAACACATGCCAGACTCCATGGCGCTGCTGCGCCCGTAACGCCCGAGCCGGCTCCGGAGACAGCCGGCCATCGACGGTCGGCGGCAGCGCGCCTGGCAGTGATGGCGGCTCCCCCCGATGGCGCTTTAGGAGGCTCACATGAAAGACATTGTGGAGCCGGGCACCCTCAGGAAGCTCCAGGCGGTACGCAACAGCGCCCACGCGTTCCAGGACCCGGAACGGCCCGGCGTAACGCGGCCCGAGCTTGTGCTTGGCGCGGGGGTCCAGCGACTGCGTAGTGCGGTGAAGTAGGCGCAGCCAGACCCAATCGTCGACGGCGAACTCGATATCGCGGTGGCCAGCGTCGTAGTACTGCTTGGCGAGCTGCTGGGCCTGTAGTAGACGTTGACGAACCTCCGCGATAATCTCGTCGCGGCCACGGAGGAGGGCGTCAGCAACCTCCGTGCGCGCCGTCCCTGGCTGGTACGGCACCATGGGCGGTGGCGGGCGGCCGTAGACGACCTCGAACGGCGACGCGCGAAGGGCGGTGTGGAAGGAAGTATTATAACAATACTCCGCCCACGAGAGCCAGTCCACCCATGCGCGAGGACGATCACCTGTAACACAGCGCAAGTACATAGCAATCACTTTGTTAACCACCTCGGACTGGCCGTCAGTCTGTGGGTGGAACGCCGTACTGAGGCGCAACTTGACGCCCGCCATCCGGAAGAGATCACGCCAGACATGCCCGGTAAACACCGGATCCCGATCACTGACGATGGATGTGGGAAACCCGTGCAACCGGACGATGCCGTCGAAGAATGCCCGAGCGACGGAGGTGGCCGTATATGGGTGGCCCAGCGCAATGAAATGCGCATACTTCGAGAAGCGATCCACCACCGTCAAGATGACCGACTTGCCGCCCACCTTGGGGAGGCCCTCGATGAAATCCATGGAGACGTCCGCCCACACTTGGGACGGCACCTCCAAGGGCTGCAGCAGCCCGACAGGCCGTAGAGACTCCGTCTTGTTGCGCTGGCACACCTCACAGGACCGCACCCAGTCTTGCACCAGGGTGCGATCGCCGGGAACGAAGAAGTCGGAGCGAAGGCGGTGGAGTCTTCTGGACGCCCTCGTGGCCAGCGGAGTGGGCCAGCGAGAGCACCCGGTGGCGCAGATCGCCGTGGTCGGGCACGAAGACGCGGCGCCCGTGGAGAAGCAGCCCGGCGTCCGAGCGCCAGGGCGCCTGCAGCTCGCCGGCCGCCAACTGCTGTTGCAGCAGCTGCGCATCAGCCGCCGTCACCGTCGCGCGGCGGATGTCATCGATGAAGGCGAAGGAGGGGCCCGAGATGGCGCACGCACTGGCGCCCCCTTCCCCGCATGAGTCGGCCACTGACTCGGTGTCGCGGCGGGACAGGGCGTCAGCCACCGTGTTCAGCCGGCCAGAGCGGTATTCGACGGTGAAGTCGAACCCAAACAGCTTGCTGATCCATTGGTGCTGGGGTACCGTCGACAGGCGCTGGTCCAACAAAAACTTCAAACTGTAATGGTCAGTGCGGATGAGAAAATGACGACCCCAGAGGTACGGCCGCCAGTGGCGCACCGCTTGCACCAAACCAATCAATTCGCGCTCATACGCCGCCAGCTTCAAGTGACGAGCCGCGAAGGGACGGCTGAAGAAAGCGAGGGGGCCGGCACCCTGATGTAGGACGGCACCAAACCCCACGCCCGAAGCGTCGCAGTCCACCATGAACAACTGGTCGAAATCCGGCATTTGGAGGACCGGTCCGGTAGTGAGGGCGCACTTGAGCGCCTGGAACGCCTCCGCCGCCTCAGCGTCCCACACAAACGCGTCTCGCCGCAAGAGACGCGTAAGCGGGGCAGCGATGAGGCCGAAGTCCCGGATGAATTTCCGGTAGTAGCCGGCGAGCCCCAGGAACCCCCGGAGGGCCCGGGCGCCACGCGGAGGGGGCCATGCCGCGACGGCAGCCACCTTGTCGGCGTCCATAGCGACGCCCGCAGCAGAGATGACGTGGCCAAGGTAGGCCACCGACGTCGCGCCGAAGGAGCACTTCGAGCGCTTGAGGTGCAGGCGGTGAGCACGCAGCGCGTTGAGGACGATGGCGATGTGCTGCAGATGCTCCGCCCACGATGAGCTGTAGATTAGAATGTCGTCAAAGAAGACGAGCACAAACCTTCGCAGGAGCGGTCGGAGCACGTCATTCATGAGGGCCTGGAATGTCGCCGGAGCATCGGAGAGGCCAAagggcatcaccaggaactcgtagTGCCCGTGGTGGGTGCGGAATGCCGTCTTGGCGATGTCGTCCGGGTGCATGCGCACCTGGTGGTAGCCCGAGCGCAGATCGAGCTTAGTGAAGAATTGAGCCCCATGGAGCTCGTCAAGCAGCTCGTCCACGACCGGGATCAGGAACTTGTCCTTGGACGTCTTGGCGTTGAGGGCGCGATAGTCGATGCAGAAACGCCACGAATTGTCCGCCTTGCGGACCAGCAGCACCGGGGTTGAAAACGGTGACGTGCTGGGCCGAATAATCCCCTGAGCCAGCATATCGCGACACTGGCGCTCCAGCTCATCCTTCTGGAGGTGCGGGTACCGGTACGGGCGCACTGCCACAGGCGTCGTCCCCGGAAGGAGATGGATGCGGTGGTCGTATGAGCGGGGAGGCGGAAGGCCCTGAGGCTCGGCGAAGATGGCGGCATGCTGCTGTAGGAGGCGGTCCAGCAGGGGCTGCTCGGAGACAGCCGCCACTGCCGCAGTGGGCGCCTGCGACGCCGCGTCGGTGGCGCCACCCTCACCGCGCCAGACGATGCGCCTGCCCTGGCGCCAGAACGATAGCGTCATCGCCTCGAAGTCCCACAGGAGAGGACCCAAGGTCTTCAGGAAGGCGACGCCGAGGATGAAGTCGAAGCACCCCAAGTTGAGGCCGACGCACGTGATGGCGAAGGACTCGGACCCGACGACGAGGGGTACGTTGCGCGCGATGCCCACACACGGAAGTCGATCTCCGTTGGCGACGGTTACGCGGAGCTGAGCACCCCCCGAGGCACAAAGACCCAGGCGGCGCATGGTGGCACTCTGAAGGTAGTTGTGGGTGGAGCCGGTGTCAAGAAGTGCTAGCAAGCGCACGCCCTTGATGGAGACCGGCAGCAGCATAGTGTTTTCCGTGCGGATGCCGGCCACCGCATGGAGGGACACCACCAAGGCGTTGGCTGCTGTAGGTTCGGCGGCCTGTTCCTCCTCCGCCGGATGAGGCTCATCAGCCGCCGCGTCGGCTGCCAGGAGGTCGTCGTCAATGTAATCATCAGCCTCCAAGTAGAAGAGCCGCGGGCACACATGGCCACGGACGTAGGGTTCGTCACAGTTGAAGCAAAGGCCCTGCCGGCGACGTTCAGCCATCTCCGCCGGGGAGAGACGACGGAAAGGGCGAGCGCCAGCCGCGGGCGCCTGCTGGGTGTTGGGCGCGGCCTGCGCGGCAGCCCCGGCCTGGCCGTGGCCTCCTCCAGGGGCGCGCGGCGGTGGCAGCAGCGCCTGCCGCTGCTGCGGCCGTGGTCCCCGGAAGGGGGCCGGAGGAGCGATCGCCACGGCGCGACGTTCAAATGCCCAGGCGAGGTACATAGCCGTCTGGAGATTCTGCGGATCGCGGAGCTCGACATCCACCTTGATGTGCTCGCGGAGACCACCCACGAACAGCTCCGCCTTCTGAGGTCCGGAGATGTTCCGAGAGTGGCAGAGTACCGCGTTGAAGCGCTGCGAGTACTCCTGAACCGTCGACAGGAAGGGCAGCCGCGCCAGCTCGGAGATACAAGTATTCCGCACGGCCGGCCCGAACTGGAGGTTGCACAAGGACCTGAAGCGATCCCACGGTGGCATGCCCTCATCTTGTTCCAGGGCGTAATACCACGTCTGTGCTGCGCCCTTAAGGTGGTAGGACGCGAGCCACGTCCGGTCGGACGCCAAGGTGCGCTGCCCGCGAAAAAACTGCTCACACTGATTGAGCCAGTTCAGCGGGTCCTCAGAGCCGTCATATGTGGCGAACTCCAGCTTGTAGAACTTCGGCGGTAGCCGGTCGGAGACGGTGTCGGCACCGGCAGCGGccgcagctgctgctgctgcgtcggCCGAGGCAGACACTCCAGCGTCGGTTGCTGCCAGGGACGCCTCCGGGATGAGAGTGCCGTCCATGCCGCCGTAGAGGACGCCGGAGACCGACGGGGCGGCGTGGAACGCCGGCGTAGCTGTGCTGGCCGAGTATGGAAGGGACGGCTGCGGCGACGTGGACGTATAGATCGGGGCCGACGTGGCCATCGCCCACGTCGGGATCGGGGACGGCGAGCGAGGGAATTGGATTTGGTGGATGGGAACAGATGACGGGCGGGGTGGGGGGTGgtgggacggcggcggcggcatgccaTACGGGTACGTGATCGCGAGGGTGGGCGTTGGCGCGGCCATGGACGGGGGTGGCGGCGGCATAGGGAAAAGGTGCGGAAGCGGCGGCTGTGGTGGTGACCGCTGGGCGTGGAGCAGGTCCTGGAGGACGCCCCGCACCTCCTCCATGGAGGCCTGCATGGCCGCCATGTTATGGCTCAGCCCGGCAATGGCCACCGAGGTCTGTTCCTGGGACAGGAGAACGACGGGGGCGCTCGCGCCCGCTGAGTGGGCGACGATCGCCCCAGAGGTCATGGGGACAGCGAGCGAGGTGGAGGGCGGTGGCGATGATGGGCGCGGCGGCGCGGACAGCGGAGGAAGCGAGGCCGAGGGCTGGGGACCTGACAtctctgataccaggttgataGGATTTCGGATCCTACCGGCGATTGGTCGGAGGTTGTAAGGGTGAGAGATCGGGAATCGAGGCTTAAACCGCGATGGAGCACGGCGGGGCGCCGTGATCTCGCGAAGGGAGAGGGCGGCGGCGCTACAGTACCGGCGCTACAGCACCGTGGCACTGTTCACGGGAGAGagaaggcggctagggtttctcccggctccctgaggaagccggaaacaataattGTTTCTGCTTACCAAATTAGTCCCTGATCACAAGTATTTATCTCGTCCATTGAAATATGAAAATAACCCCCTGATTCTATAGAAATTATCTAGACTTAGCCACTAATACCCTTTCGCCGGCCATAATGCATGCCGGTCATAACAGAAGGTTCCCGTTTTGGAATTTCAATCGATTGAGCATGGATTTGTGGCATATCATCGCCTTTTCAGGATCTGTTTTTTTTTGGACTCAATAGTGTTACTTAGACTTCCCTGCAAAATATTCTATTGCACAAATAGTTTACATGGAGCTTCCACataccttcttttcttcttccagTCTTCTTCCAGTTTTCCTCCCTCACTCCTTCCTTCAGGATCTGGCAGCACAGCACCTGGACTTGCCGCTCGCGGTCGATGCCTGCATGTGGAGCGCAAATGTGCAACACCCAGATGGAGTGTTGAGGGCCCTGGCACCCGTGGATCTGTGGCAGTGACTGGTGGGCGGCAACTGCGCCTGCGCTTTGCTTTGCTGGTGCCTGCTGCTCAGTTAGTCGGTGTGGTGGCGGCTAGTGTTAGGCGGACTTGGAGTCAGAGTTTCCCAGAGTTCCAGTAAAGGAGCGTGCGCTTATATATGAGGCAGGGCTGGTGGTCTAGCCGTCTGGGGGCACTGGGCCGATTCTAGTGGGCCATTGCCTATTCGGTCATATCGGTTACCTGAACAAAGAGACTGAGTACCTGATATAATTTCCGGTTTTTGTTCGAGGAAAAAAAATGCCCTGTTTTCAGCACAGGGCAACCAAAGGAACCGATGACTGAATTTTCTGTCTGTTTGGGTTCGGTCTTCGATCTTTGATTTTTTTGCCCAGGCCTATCTAGGAGTATAATACTCCATCTGTTTGATTTTACTGGGTGTGCTTCTTCCTTGGTTGCGCAAATATAGTGCGTAGTTTTAAATGCTTTCTACCAAAACACCCCTATTTACTTCCTGCTCACAACATTGATTTAATACTACTAGAAAGCAATTTGTTGCTACCGGGCAGTACGCATGCATGTGTGCATGCAACTAGTGCATACCCCCTGTTTGGCTGATGGTAATTAGGAATAACTAAGGGCACTTTAGTCAATTTAGCTACCTCGTTGATTGTTTTTTGCCCAGGGAAAATACACCATCTAATTCTGAACAAAGGGAGTAGAAGCCTGCATTAGGTTCAAGCAGTGGCAAATACACAACTATTTCCTGTTTGTATTGTCACATCTTTTTGCTAGTATTCCATTGTTAATGTAAAATTTTCTCGGAGTTATTTGTGTTCCAGGACTGATAATCTAGTCCTGCTTGCTCTATTGAACTGTTTGTgttattttcatgagttgattcCAACTGTAACCACAAATACTTTATGCTGGTTTTGCAGGTTCTGAAGTTCGTCAAGTTGACTAACTCAAGAATTGTATTCAGCATGACAATTCCTAGTTAGATTGTACATGTTTATCTTCTTGCTTAGGAAAGCTCCTAGGTAGTTGCTAATGCTAGGTTGTCAATGGAAGACAAGAAAAAGGTAATGTTTTTGATCTGGGTGTTTACTGACTGCTTGTGTGCTGGTGTAAGGCGGGCCTTCTTCCATCCATCCTGCCAAGCATATTTTGACTTTTATTGGCTAGAATTTGACAAAAGGCTGGTTTGGCATTAGTTCTTGCCTCTATCCCATATACTGATGAGCATGTTTCTTTTGGGTTTGTATGTGGCCGCCTCAAAATGTATCTGGCACTGAAGTAGGAAAATTGATGTAAGGAACCAAACAAACAGGCTTATTTTTTGCCCATAGTTGCATAGTTAGAGCACTTTATCTGCTGTGATTCAAAAATCCAAGAGGCTCATCAGTCCTTGAGATCGCCCGTGGTGTACTATGTTATTAGGCTTTTATGTATCTGGTGCATTTGAAATTTTGTGCATGAGGCTGAGAAGATATATGGTGTGAGATCTTTACTTCTATCTTATTTGATTCTTGAAATCTGAAGTTTCAACGGAAGTATACCGACACTTGGACTGCTCTATGTTGTTGAGTTGTATGCATGAATTGCTTGGAATGTGGACATATGCTTAGCAAAATTAAGAGTTTGACGACAGAAGCATCAAAGAACCGAAGCTGTGGACAGTTAATTTGGATAATAATGAGCCAATTGTTGGAACAGGGAATGTGGTCAAGTGTGATATGAGAGGGCAGAGGCTGGGGTACCCTCCGGTTCAAGTGATATCTGATGATAAATCTTTTTGGAACTTACTAGGTTCTGCAATTCAATTTTTAATTGATTGTAGTATGTGTAAGGTGCTAT encodes:
- the LOC136468847 gene encoding uncharacterized protein translates to MGTDDGRGGGWWDGGGGMPYGYVIARVGVGAAMDGGGGGIGKRCGSGGCGGDRWAWSRSWRTPRTSSMEACMAAMLWLSPAMATEVCSWDRRTTGALAPAEWATIAPEVMGTASEVEGGGDDGRGGADSGGSEAEGWGPDISDTRLIGFRILPAIGRRL